The proteins below are encoded in one region of Aquisphaera giovannonii:
- the fabF gene encoding beta-ketoacyl-ACP synthase II, producing the protein MGHSRRVVITGMGVVTALGESLDAFWGALCAGRSGVGPLTLFDTTDFKVHFGGQVRDWDAAARFGVKEARHLDRFAQFALVAAEAAVADSGIDFARLPADQCGVFIGSGIGGLSEFEAQHSTLVHKGPSRISPFTIPKLMVNAGSGQVSIRWGLQGPCSAVATACASAANAIGDAYKLIQSGHADVMITGGSEAAITHMGLGGFAAMRALSTRNDDPQRASRPFDRDRDGFVMGEGAGILVLEAEEVARARGARILAELKGYGMSADGWHITAPDEEGRGAARAMKRCLADAQLPPEAVGYINAHGTSTPLGDLAETVAMKCVFGDHARKLMVSSTKSQLGHLLGASGGVELVASVLALRTGVLPPTINLEQPSEGCDLDYIPNVAREARVDHVMSNSFGFGGHNASLLIGKYVD; encoded by the coding sequence ATGGGACATTCGCGCCGCGTCGTCATCACGGGCATGGGAGTGGTCACGGCGCTGGGCGAGAGCCTCGACGCGTTCTGGGGGGCGCTCTGCGCCGGCCGGAGCGGCGTGGGCCCGCTGACGCTGTTCGACACGACCGACTTCAAGGTCCATTTCGGCGGCCAGGTCCGCGACTGGGACGCCGCCGCCCGCTTCGGCGTGAAGGAGGCGCGGCACCTGGACCGCTTCGCCCAGTTCGCGCTCGTCGCCGCCGAGGCCGCGGTGGCCGACTCGGGCATCGACTTCGCCCGCCTGCCGGCCGACCAGTGCGGCGTGTTCATCGGCTCCGGCATCGGCGGGCTCAGCGAGTTCGAGGCCCAGCACTCGACGCTGGTGCACAAGGGCCCCTCGCGGATCAGCCCGTTCACCATCCCCAAGCTCATGGTGAACGCCGGCAGCGGCCAGGTCTCCATCCGCTGGGGACTCCAGGGCCCGTGCTCGGCCGTGGCCACCGCCTGCGCCTCCGCGGCCAACGCCATCGGCGACGCCTACAAGCTCATCCAGTCCGGGCACGCCGACGTCATGATCACCGGCGGCAGCGAGGCCGCGATCACCCACATGGGCCTGGGCGGGTTCGCGGCGATGCGCGCCCTGTCCACCCGCAACGACGACCCGCAGCGGGCCAGCCGCCCCTTCGATCGCGACCGCGACGGCTTCGTCATGGGCGAGGGCGCCGGGATCCTGGTCCTCGAGGCCGAGGAGGTCGCCCGCGCCCGGGGCGCCCGCATCCTCGCCGAGCTGAAGGGCTACGGCATGTCCGCCGACGGCTGGCACATCACCGCCCCCGACGAGGAGGGCCGCGGCGCCGCCCGCGCCATGAAGCGCTGCCTGGCCGACGCCCAGCTCCCCCCCGAGGCCGTCGGCTACATCAACGCCCACGGCACGAGCACCCCGCTGGGCGACCTCGCCGAGACCGTCGCCATGAAGTGCGTCTTCGGCGACCACGCCCGCAAGCTCATGGTCTCCAGCACCAAGAGCCAGCTCGGCCACCTCCTGGGCGCCTCCGGCGGCGTCGAGCTGGTCGCCTCCGTGCTCGCCCTCCGGACCGGCGTCCTCCCGCCGACGATCAACCTCGAGCAGCCCAGCGAGGGCTGCGACCTCGACTACATCCCCAACGTCGCCCGCGAGGCACGCGTCGACCACGTCATGTCCAACAGCTTCGGCTTCGGCGGGCATAACGCCAGCTTGCTGATCGGGAAATACGTGGACTAA
- a CDS encoding MMPL family transporter, giving the protein MPLDYVQSFLTRRPGWVVAAWLGLAAAVGFASPSLTRLAAEGQSKLLGPEAESRRAADLVRKAWPKQAYEATAVLALHRPSGLTDADRAFASRVQGRFERGDRPKEVVRVLGPDSDREIAGRLVSADGTLCLVVVPFDTSYVAPSAQKAVAWLQDEADALRRADAGQIGGLELRWTGDAVIGRDYMAQVQTSLDRAAAATVALLLVVLLVVYRSIWLAMVPLLTIGLSLVIARGLLAWLCRAGWEVSPLVELFLVALLFGTGTDFCLFLSWRFAEHYNERNPAGVMRLTLGRSLVPLVTSAGTIVVGLLLMGTTKFKLFSTTGPSVALGLAISLAATLTLAPALLVLLARYRPKAFRGFAAPSGDLWDRAGRVAMSRPLRSWGLALLAMMPLAVLGTQTRFVMDLLSEMPRTTESGETLRLVASRFDPGMMAPLTVVLESDADLRRSEGLALIDDVSRLLSHQRRLTEVRSATQPLGSPEPLARARLSSRLGEVNDGFRQLADGAGTLNRGLTEGAAKLRAALWLGRRVGLNVGGALGAATGSGAGSPSSPAARAMASGLGKAAAAGMARGGAPPWDLANYARAFDLLSPAGPPAGPGAPVAAAAAAAPAGSADPSVRRAGGSTPAEGPPPTAAAGTGPAEVLLAEITRAADGADQIAKGARRAHREVSAILEDPVGRRALDRLLITPQNIDENPDLRKSFGVYITDDGHRARIDVTQGDRVFSDSAMNQVEVLRRRLREYLGEYEGIDVRASIAGANAESADVRLLTHDDQVKSWFVVPIGVFLVLLLALRDPWACFNLVATMVLTYLFALGATHLLFVTILGAEGLDWKVPYFLFVLLVAVGVDYNVFLMARLHEETARHGFRGGIVRAIGQTGGLISSAAAITACSFASFLSSPLASLRQLGFALVVGITVDALLVRPLLVPCGHWLLRRSREVLGPGQPALARSDRLLSRVPD; this is encoded by the coding sequence ATGCCGCTGGACTACGTGCAATCGTTCCTGACCCGCCGGCCGGGCTGGGTGGTGGCCGCGTGGTTGGGATTGGCGGCGGCCGTCGGTTTCGCGTCGCCCAGCTTGACCAGGCTGGCGGCGGAGGGCCAGTCCAAGCTGCTGGGCCCCGAGGCGGAGAGCCGCCGCGCGGCCGACCTGGTCCGCAAGGCGTGGCCGAAGCAGGCCTACGAGGCCACGGCGGTCCTCGCGTTGCACCGGCCCTCGGGCCTGACCGACGCGGATCGCGCCTTCGCCAGTCGGGTCCAGGGGCGGTTCGAACGCGGGGATCGGCCGAAGGAGGTCGTCCGCGTGCTCGGGCCGGACTCCGACCGGGAGATCGCCGGGCGCCTCGTCAGCGCGGACGGCACGCTCTGCCTGGTGGTCGTCCCGTTCGACACCTCGTACGTCGCCCCCTCCGCGCAGAAGGCCGTGGCCTGGCTCCAGGACGAGGCGGATGCCCTCCGCCGGGCGGACGCGGGGCAGATCGGCGGGCTCGAGCTGCGATGGACCGGCGACGCGGTGATCGGCCGCGACTACATGGCCCAGGTGCAGACCTCGCTCGACCGGGCGGCGGCCGCCACGGTGGCCCTCCTCCTGGTCGTGCTCCTGGTCGTCTATCGCTCGATCTGGCTGGCTATGGTGCCGCTGCTGACCATCGGCCTCAGCCTGGTGATCGCCCGCGGCCTGCTGGCCTGGCTCTGCCGGGCCGGCTGGGAGGTCTCGCCCCTGGTGGAGCTCTTCCTCGTGGCGCTCCTCTTCGGGACCGGGACCGACTTCTGCCTGTTCCTCTCGTGGCGGTTCGCGGAGCACTACAACGAGCGGAACCCGGCCGGCGTGATGCGGCTGACGCTCGGGCGGTCGCTCGTGCCGCTGGTCACCAGCGCGGGGACGATCGTCGTCGGCCTGCTCCTGATGGGGACGACCAAGTTCAAGCTCTTCTCGACGACCGGGCCGAGCGTGGCCCTGGGCCTCGCCATCTCGCTGGCGGCCACCCTGACGCTGGCCCCCGCGCTGCTGGTGCTGCTGGCCCGGTACCGGCCGAAGGCGTTCCGCGGGTTCGCCGCCCCCTCGGGGGACCTCTGGGATCGGGCCGGCCGCGTCGCCATGTCCCGCCCGCTGCGGAGCTGGGGGCTGGCCCTGCTGGCGATGATGCCGCTGGCCGTGCTCGGGACCCAGACCCGCTTCGTGATGGACCTCCTCTCGGAGATGCCCCGGACGACGGAGTCCGGCGAGACCCTCCGCCTGGTCGCCTCGCGGTTCGACCCGGGGATGATGGCCCCCTTGACCGTGGTCCTGGAGTCGGACGCCGACCTGAGGCGGTCCGAGGGCCTGGCCCTGATCGACGACGTGAGCCGGCTGCTGTCGCACCAGCGGCGGCTGACCGAGGTCCGCTCCGCCACCCAGCCGCTGGGCTCCCCCGAGCCGCTGGCGAGGGCCCGCCTGTCGTCGCGGCTGGGCGAGGTCAACGACGGCTTCCGGCAGCTCGCCGACGGGGCGGGCACGCTGAACCGGGGGCTGACCGAGGGGGCGGCCAAGCTCCGGGCCGCGCTCTGGCTGGGGCGCCGGGTGGGCCTGAACGTCGGCGGGGCCCTCGGGGCGGCCACGGGCAGCGGGGCCGGCTCGCCGTCGTCACCGGCGGCCCGGGCGATGGCCTCGGGCCTGGGCAAGGCGGCCGCCGCCGGCATGGCCCGCGGCGGGGCCCCCCCGTGGGACCTGGCGAACTACGCCAGGGCGTTCGACCTCCTCTCCCCCGCGGGGCCGCCGGCGGGGCCGGGCGCGCCCGTCGCCGCCGCCGCCGCGGCCGCCCCCGCCGGCAGCGCCGACCCGTCCGTCCGGAGGGCCGGGGGGAGTACGCCCGCCGAGGGCCCGCCGCCGACCGCGGCCGCGGGGACCGGGCCGGCCGAGGTGCTCCTCGCGGAGATCACCCGCGCCGCCGACGGCGCGGACCAGATCGCCAAGGGGGCCCGCCGGGCGCATCGCGAGGTCTCGGCGATCCTCGAGGATCCGGTCGGCCGCCGCGCCCTGGACCGGCTGCTGATCACGCCCCAGAACATCGACGAGAACCCCGACCTGCGCAAGAGCTTCGGCGTCTACATCACGGACGACGGCCACCGCGCCCGGATCGACGTCACGCAGGGCGACCGCGTCTTCTCGGACAGCGCGATGAACCAGGTGGAGGTGCTCCGGAGGCGGCTGCGGGAGTACCTGGGCGAATACGAGGGGATCGACGTGAGGGCCTCGATCGCCGGGGCCAACGCCGAGTCGGCGGACGTCCGCCTGCTCACCCACGACGACCAGGTCAAGAGCTGGTTCGTCGTGCCGATCGGCGTGTTCCTCGTCCTGCTGCTGGCCCTCCGCGACCCCTGGGCCTGCTTCAACCTCGTCGCCACGATGGTCCTCACCTACCTCTTCGCCCTGGGCGCGACGCACCTGCTGTTCGTGACCATCCTGGGCGCCGAGGGGCTGGACTGGAAGGTGCCGTACTTCCTGTTCGTCCTCCTGGTGGCCGTGGGCGTGGACTACAACGTCTTCCTGATGGCGAGGCTCCACGAGGAGACCGCGCGGCACGGCTTCCGCGGCGGCATCGTCCGGGCGATCGGCCAGACCGGCGGCCTGATCAGCTCGGCCGCGGCGATCACGGCGTGCAGCTTCGCCTCGTTCCTCTCCAGCCCGCTCGCCTCGCTCCGGCAGCTCGGCTTCGCCCTGGTCGTGGGCATCACCGTGGACGCCCTGCTCGTCCGGCCGCTGCTGGTCCCGTGCGGACACTGGCTGCTCCGGCGCTCCCGCGAGGTCCTCGGCCCGGGACAGCCGGCCCTGGCTCGCAGCGACCGGCTGCTGTCCCGCGTGCCGGATTAA
- a CDS encoding GxxExxY protein: protein MGPGLLESIYQACFEEELRTAGVEFLSQHPLPLVYKGKALKDPLIIDVFIPGRLVVELKSAEQLLPIHEAQLLTYLKLSRTHLGLLINFNVPVLKDGLKRMAL, encoded by the coding sequence ATGGGGCCGGGGTTGCTGGAGTCGATCTACCAGGCGTGCTTCGAGGAAGAGTTGCGGACGGCCGGGGTCGAGTTTCTCTCCCAGCATCCCCTGCCTCTGGTCTACAAGGGGAAGGCACTCAAGGATCCGCTGATCATCGATGTCTTCATCCCGGGCCGGCTGGTCGTCGAGCTGAAGTCCGCCGAGCAGCTCCTGCCCATCCACGAAGCTCAACTCCTCACCTATCTCAAGCTCAGCCGCACCCACCTCGGCCTCCTCATCAACTTCAACGTCCCGGTCCTGAAAGACGGCCTGAAGCGCATGGCCCTCTGA